A window of the Aspergillus flavus chromosome 6, complete sequence genome harbors these coding sequences:
- a CDS encoding P-loop containing nucleoside triphosphate hydrolase protein: protein MSDKLTRIAIVNSDKCKPKKCRQECKKSCPVVRTGKLCIEVTPESKIAFISERLCIGCGICPKKCPFGAIHIINLPTNLETQVTHRYSANSFKLHRLPMPRPGQVLGLVGTNGIGKSTALKILSGKLKPNLGRYDNPPDWEEILKYFRGSELQNYFTKVLEDDLKAVVKPQYVDQIPRAVKGPVQNVGDLIKARAQMDNMEHILDVLELRQVRGRDIGHLSGGELQRFAIGLVCVQKADVYMFDEPSSYLDVKQRLAAARTIRELLRPDDYVIVVEHDLAVLDYLSDFVCVLYGRPAVYGVVTLPSSVREGINIFLDGHIPTENLRFREESLTFRLAEAGDEFLVNRDRAFTYPSMEKTLGNFHLKIDAGNFTDSEIVVMMGENGTGKTTFCKMLAGAEKPDNGVTVPKLNISMKPQKITPKFQGTVRQLFFKRIKAAFLSPQFQTDVYKPLKIDDFIDQEVQNLSGGELQRVAIVLALGIPADIYLIDEPSAYLDSEQRIVAARVIKRFIMHTKKTAFIVEHDFIMSTYLADRVIVFDGKPSIDAHANAPESLVTGCNSFLQSLDVTFRRDPNSYRPRINKYQSQMDQEQKLSGNYFFLEEES from the exons ATGTCTGACAAGCTTACCAG AATTGCTATTGTCAACAGTGACAAA TGCAAACCGAAG AAATGTCGCCAGGAATGTAAAAAGTCTTGCCCCGTCGTCCGTACGGGTAAGCTTTGTATCGAAGTCACTCCCGAATCGAAGATCGCCTTCATCTCCGAGCGCCTCTGTATCGGTTGCGGTATCTGTCCTAAGAAATGTCCTTTCGGTGCGATTCATATTATCAACTTGCCCACCAACCTGGAAACCCAGGTCACCCACCGTTACTCCGCGAACAGTTTCAAGCTTCACCGACTTCCCATGCCCCGTCCCGGACAGGTCCTTGGTCTCGTCGGCACAAACGGTATCGGAAAGAGTACCGCTCTGAAGATTCTTAGCGGCAAGCTGAAGCCTAACCTTGGACGTTATGACAACCCTCCTGACTGGGAAGAGATCTTGAAGTATTTCCGTGGTTCCGAACTGCAGA ACTATTTTACCAAAGTGCTGGAAGATGACCTGAAGGCCGTTGTGAAGCCTCAGTATGTCGACCAGATCCCTAGAGCAGTGAAGGGTCCAGTCCAGAACGTTGGCGACCTCATCAAAGCTCGTGCTCAAATGGACAACATGGAGCATATTCTTGATGTACTTG AGCTTCGCCAAGTTCGAGGACGTGACATTGGTCATCTTTCTGGAGGAGAGCTTCAGCGATTCGCCATTGGTCTGGTCTGCGTGCAAAAGGCTGACGT TTACATGTTTGATGAACCGTCTTCTTATCTTGACGTCAAACAGCGTCTCGCTGCGGCCCGTACAATCCGAGAGCTTCTGCGACCCGACGACTATGTTATCGTTGTTGAGCACGATCTGGCTGTCCTTGATTACCTTTCCGATTTTGTTTGCGTGCTTTACGGAAGACCTGCGGTTTATGGTGTGGTCACATTGCCCTCTTCAGTTCGCGAAGgtatcaatatcttcttGGATGGTCATATCCCGACTGAGAACCTCCGTTTCCGAGAGGAATCTCTTACTTTCCGTCTCGCCGAGGCAGGTGATGAATTCCTGGTTAACAGGGACCGTGCTTTCACTTATCCAAGCATGGAGAAAACTCTTGGTAACTTCCACTTGAAGATTGATGCCGGCAACTTCACAGACTCGGAGATTGTCGTCATGATGGGAGAGAATGGTACCGGCAAGACCACTTTCTGTAAGATGCTCGCTGGCGCCGAGAAGCCCGATAACGGTGTTACGGTGCCCAAGTTGAACATCAGCATGAAGCCTCAGAAGATTACCCCCAAGTTCCAAGGCACTGTCCGCCAGTTGTTCTTCAAGCGTATCAAGGCTGCTTTCCTGTCGCCACAGTTCCAGACCGATGTATACAAGCCCCTTAAGATCGACGATTTCATTGACCAGGAGGTTCAGAACCTGTCTGGTGGTGAATTGCAGCGTGTTGCTATCGTCCTGGCTCTTGGAATCCCCGCCGACATTTACCTGATTGACGAGCCTAGTGCTTATCTCGACTCCGAGCAGCGTATCGTGGCCGCGAGGGTGATCAAGCGTTTCATCATGCACACCAAAAAGACCGCTTTCATTGTCGAGCACGATTTTATCATGTCTACTTATCTAGCTGACAGAGTCATTGTTTTCGACGGCAAGCCTTCCATCGATGCGCACGCCAACGCTCCCGAATCTCTGGTTACCGGCTGCAATAGTTTCTTGCAGAGCCTGGATGTTACTTTCCGTCGTGATCCCAACAGTTACCGCCCTCGTATCAACAAGTACCAGAGTCAGATGGACCAGGAACAGAAGTTGAGTGGCAACTAC TTCttcctggaggaagagagttGA